A stretch of the Schistocerca serialis cubense isolate TAMUIC-IGC-003099 chromosome 2, iqSchSeri2.2, whole genome shotgun sequence genome encodes the following:
- the LOC126455941 gene encoding uncharacterized protein LOC126455941 — protein MSSLQRKRHPWKNVFSTAGFWFVLFSVVLILKLFIYPRSFPHNSTFGFLAHALAFTTIRIKIVFTLAKRTLFEREFSTLFFLALKKFDVILQRKPVENVGIARIIIAVITVFVLATGLLVSHIRFQNESVYNYIFGFSTYFYILFMDFMITMKYIICVLQLKARLKKLNEVLFEVAMPANHLAAIMGYGHQPHPYTRRNIHRMQKAHLFLHEAAELLDKEFGLIIFFDIALSISGTIYVSAGIFTLIICDSGEEHFLFTWPMCVSLFWLLYHTGKLIVLVLSCSVTSHEAEVPCVILIRAAALRGWQSALLETFLEQVAFTPSLQFTAGGFLTVDRQLLVSALTATATYLVILTQFNISA, from the coding sequence ATGTCAAGTTTGCAACGCAAAAGGCACCCATGGAAGAACGTATTTAGCACTGCTGGCTTTTGGTTTGTGTTGTTTTCCGTTGTTCTAATCCTGAAATTGTTCATTTATCCTCGTTCTTTCCCTCACAACTCTACATTTGGATTCCTGGCTCATGCTCTTGCTTTTACGACTATACGAATAAAAATAGTATTTACGCTTGCAAAAAGAACTTTGTTTGAACGTGAGTTCTCTACATTATTTTTTCTAGCTCTGAAAAAATTTGATGTTATTCTACAAAGAAAACCAGTTGAAAACGTTGGGATAGCAAGAATAATCATAGCTGTCATAACTGTCTTTGTACTTGCTACCGGACTTTTGGTTTCTCATATTCGCTTTCAAAATGAGTCtgtttacaactacatctttggGTTTAGTACGtacttttacattctttttatggaTTTCATGATAACGATGAAGTACATCATCTGTGTACTGCAACTGAAGGCCAGGCTTAAGAAACTGAACGAAGTTCTTTTTGAAGTAGCTATGCCAGCGAATCACCTTGCTGCAATAATGGGGTACGGGCATCAGCCACACCCTTACACAAGAAGAAATATTCATCGCATGCAAAAGGCACATCTCTTCTTGCATGAGGCGGCGGAATTATTGGATAAAGAATTTGGGCTCATAATATTCTTCGATATTGCGTTGTCCATTAGTGGCACTATATACGTTTCAGCTGGCATATTCACACTTATTATTTGTGACAGTGGAGAAGAGCATTTCTTGTTTACGTGGCCCATGTGTGTCTCCCTCTTCTGGCTGCTGTACCATACTGGGAAGCTAATAGTGCTGGTGCTGAGCTGTTCAGTGACATCACACGAGGCAGAAGTCCCTTGCGTCATCCTGATCAGAGCCGCAGCACTCCGAGGTTGGCAATCCGCTCTGCTGGAAACGTTCCTGGAGCAGGTCGCTTTCACGCCGAGCTTACAGTTCACTGCTGGTGGGTTCCTTACAGTCGACCGGCAACTTCTCGTCTCTGCACTCACTGCAACTGCCACCTACCTTGTTATTCTCACACAGTTCAATATCAGTGCATAA